A window of Maniola jurtina chromosome W, ilManJurt1.1, whole genome shotgun sequence contains these coding sequences:
- the LOC123879810 gene encoding uncharacterized protein LOC123879810 — MAPMFTRKAAALEEQQKLKNALHEIKSLKQLNTQLLKEQDESEAEMRIIIARNSQLKSELANLHNAHTLLSEERDQLQLAVGSFNQCIQTYEEALGKISMLEDELSQSQQLICDLQSQIASYETQKTNNLYDELLASSSTAPVLTIDLTCDSPCAANNKPHSETIHLNSHKKIKKYIKIGKLIKKTKKLIKFQKLCNKNIRLRKERSDLLNKLNTYCSSLQEMRVQYETDVRSLNEEILKLENSLKTVTSQYELSQKQVGEHILAADELLALSNYNIDRLDSLINRCECSNKCF; from the exons ATGGCTCCTATGTTCACCAGAAAAGCTGCCGCTCTTGAAGAACAACAGAAACTGAAAAATGCTTTACacgaaataaaatcactgaaacaattaaataccCAACTACTGAAGGAACAAGATGAAAGTGAAGCTGAGATGAGGATCATTATTGCTAGGAACTCACAGTTAAAGTCTGAACTTGCAAACCTGCACAACGCTCATACTTTGTTATCAGAGGAGCGCGACCAACTTCAGTTGGCAGTAGGGTCGTTCAATCAGTGCATACAAACTTATGAAGAGGCTCTGGGAAAGATATCTATGTTAGAGGATGAATTAAGCCAATCTCAACAGTTAATTTGTGACCTTCAGTCACAAATAGCAAGttatgaaacacaaaaaacaaataacttgtatgatgagctgcttgcttcatcctcaacagcaccagtgttgacaattgacctgacctgtgacagcccttgtgctgctaataataagccacattcagaaactatccatttaaatagtcacaaaaaaattaaaaaatacatcaaaattggtaaattaattaaaaaaacgaaaaaattaataaaatttcagaaattatgtaataaaaacattaggcttagaaaagaacgttcagatttattaaataagctcaatacatattgttcctcactgcaagagatgagagttcaatatgaaactgacgttcggagtcttaatgaggagattctaaaactggaaaactccttgaaaacagttacttcccagtacgagctgtcacagaaacaggtcggtgagcatatactggccgctgatgagctgttagccttaagtaattataatatagatcgtcttgactctctgattaatagatgtgagtgctcaaataag TGCTTTTGA